Proteins from a genomic interval of Acidimicrobiia bacterium:
- a CDS encoding DUF6351 family protein codes for MLVLIVVGAMVLAVLPASAAPKADRNRSYAIEVLSSPADLVSGGDARLSVRVPPGNLDRARIRLNGEDVTDDFQVVPGTSTLEGVVDGLVVGENLVQVLPNSRARGAASSLTLTNYPISGPMFSGPQQEPFLCSDDGDRANAELGPAIDENCATETVVSFKYMKTGGGWGDYDPVSPPSDVATTTTMDGETVDYIVRWERGTINRFIYSIAVLSPEGQDAEPDLSAWNGKLIYYFQGGVAIGHYQGDPSGSRMLYDYGLGKGYAVVYSTGTKTGTHYNLELGGETAIMVKDRFVSAYANPVYTVGVGGSGGGIQQYVYAQNHPGLIDAAIPQYSYPDMVTQTIHVGDCELLERWIDFELFSGDVTWADWEHRSWLEGLNASNSVSNGFISVMPPGYPAGSSECIEGWRGLSPLALNPHFGTAPGISPSDQASTEWTHFADLINIYGYAADDYAASTWDNVGVQYGLQALVDGNITPGQFLDLNANAGSWKNEPEMVQEGCPFIGALCSLVDPTVSPPFPGVWPDQIDVWSARNMALSPDGGLTPAPRKEADPGAIASAFSSGMVNVGAIEIPMIDWRNYLERELNMHNSHQSFASRQRLLNHDGDASNQVIWFTDDGVFDQTPMAFEVIDEWMANIAADPKRRVAVNKPAAAVDSCFDSSGNLIYAGDDAWSGILDGGAQGTCTAQFPIFSTSRIVAGAPITGDVFKCELQSIESAIASGIYGSWTPNTAEVAQLNAIFPTGVCDY; via the coding sequence ATGCTCGTACTCATCGTGGTCGGCGCCATGGTGCTGGCCGTATTACCGGCGAGTGCGGCACCGAAGGCCGATCGCAACCGATCATATGCAATCGAGGTGTTGTCGAGTCCGGCCGATCTCGTAAGCGGCGGCGATGCGCGCCTGTCGGTGCGGGTGCCTCCCGGCAATCTCGATCGAGCGCGTATCCGCCTCAACGGTGAGGACGTCACCGACGACTTCCAGGTTGTACCCGGCACCTCGACTCTCGAAGGCGTGGTCGATGGCCTGGTGGTCGGCGAGAACCTAGTTCAGGTCCTGCCGAACTCGCGGGCCCGAGGCGCGGCGTCCTCGTTGACGCTCACCAACTATCCGATCTCGGGGCCGATGTTCTCGGGCCCTCAGCAGGAACCGTTTCTCTGCTCGGATGACGGCGATCGGGCCAATGCCGAACTCGGGCCTGCCATTGACGAGAACTGTGCGACTGAGACCGTTGTGTCGTTCAAATACATGAAGACCGGAGGGGGTTGGGGTGATTACGACCCGGTGTCACCGCCCTCCGATGTGGCGACAACCACCACGATGGACGGCGAGACGGTCGACTACATCGTCCGCTGGGAGCGCGGAACCATCAACCGCTTCATCTACTCGATTGCCGTGCTTTCTCCCGAGGGTCAAGATGCAGAACCCGACCTCTCCGCCTGGAACGGCAAGCTGATCTACTACTTCCAGGGTGGCGTGGCCATCGGTCACTATCAGGGTGACCCCAGCGGGAGCCGGATGCTCTACGACTACGGTCTCGGCAAGGGCTATGCCGTCGTCTACTCGACCGGGACGAAGACCGGCACGCACTACAACCTCGAACTGGGCGGCGAGACCGCCATCATGGTCAAGGACCGCTTCGTATCTGCCTACGCGAACCCCGTCTACACCGTTGGGGTCGGCGGGTCCGGCGGTGGAATCCAGCAGTACGTGTACGCCCAGAATCATCCCGGCCTGATCGACGCGGCCATCCCCCAGTATTCGTATCCCGACATGGTCACGCAGACGATCCACGTCGGTGACTGTGAACTGTTGGAGCGGTGGATCGACTTCGAATTGTTCTCCGGCGATGTCACCTGGGCCGATTGGGAGCATCGGAGCTGGCTCGAGGGCCTCAACGCCTCGAACTCTGTCTCCAATGGATTCATTTCGGTAATGCCGCCGGGGTATCCCGCCGGCTCATCAGAGTGCATCGAGGGCTGGCGGGGGCTATCCCCGCTTGCGCTTAACCCGCACTTCGGGACGGCTCCGGGGATCTCACCATCGGATCAAGCATCGACCGAGTGGACCCATTTCGCCGACTTGATCAACATCTACGGCTACGCCGCCGATGACTACGCGGCCAGTACCTGGGACAACGTGGGTGTGCAGTACGGGTTGCAGGCACTGGTCGACGGCAACATCACACCCGGCCAGTTCCTCGATCTCAACGCCAACGCCGGATCATGGAAGAACGAGCCCGAGATGGTGCAGGAAGGCTGCCCATTCATTGGTGCGCTTTGCTCCCTGGTCGATCCAACCGTCTCGCCACCGTTCCCGGGCGTCTGGCCGGATCAGATCGATGTGTGGTCGGCTCGCAACATGGCCTTGTCTCCGGACGGCGGGCTGACGCCGGCCCCTCGTAAAGAAGCGGATCCTGGCGCCATCGCCTCAGCCTTCTCGAGCGGGATGGTCAACGTTGGGGCCATTGAGATCCCGATGATCGACTGGCGTAACTATCTGGAGCGCGAGTTGAACATGCACAACTCGCACCAGTCGTTTGCCTCCCGGCAGCGTCTCTTGAATCACGACGGGGACGCCTCCAACCAGGTCATCTGGTTCACGGACGACGGCGTGTTCGATCAAACCCCGATGGCGTTCGAGGTGATCGACGAGTGGATGGCCAACATCGCGGCCGATCCGAAACGCCGGGTGGCGGTGAACAAACCGGCTGCGGCGGTGGACTCCTGCTTCGATTCGTCGGGCAATCTGATCTACGCAGGCGACGACGCCTGGTCGGGGATTCTCGACGGTGGTGCGCAGGGGACCTGCACTGCGCAGTTCCCCATCTTTTCCACCTCGCGGATCGTGGCCGGCGCCCCGATTACCGGTGACGTGTTCAAATGCGAACTTCAGTCGATCGAATCGGCGATCGCTTCGGGTATCTACGGATCGTGGACTCCCAACACCGCCGAGGTTGCCCAGCTGAACGCGATCTTCCCGACAGGGGTGTGCGACTACTAG
- the fadI gene encoding acetyl-CoA C-acyltransferase FadI, translating into MAKKRPGVVDGRRVAIVDGLRTPFAKSGTVFKNVTTLSLAQAVVTELLNRSGLDGGQIDRVVYGSVVQDVSSPNIAREIVLSCNMPDTVDAFSVSRACATSTQSFVDGAQAILLGEADIVVTGGADSLSRPPVMFSDEFVDVMMKAQSARDPMSRVKALAGLRPKDLAPHPPAIADRSTGGSMGDSAEKMARMNGISREAQDEYAFRSHQKAVEAWDKGIYDDEVMAFPVPPRYTTVVERDNIPRADSTLEKLSTLKPVFDRRYGTVTAGNASPLTDGASALILMEEKTAERLGFVPKAFLRSYGFAAVDPNWQLLIGPAFASPIALDRAGLTMEDIDVVDIHEAFSAQMLSILQAFGSDEFASTHLGRKKAIGEIPAEKLNLYGGSISLGHPFGATGARQLLTMANELNRRDSGAALITQCAAGGLGAAVVLER; encoded by the coding sequence ATGGCCAAAAAACGGCCGGGAGTCGTAGACGGGCGACGAGTCGCCATCGTCGACGGACTCCGCACACCATTCGCCAAATCCGGAACGGTCTTCAAGAACGTCACCACCCTCAGTCTCGCTCAGGCTGTTGTCACGGAACTGCTGAACCGCTCCGGTCTGGACGGCGGTCAAATCGATCGGGTCGTATACGGGAGCGTCGTCCAGGACGTGTCGTCGCCCAACATCGCTCGAGAAATCGTTCTCTCATGCAACATGCCTGACACGGTGGACGCCTTCTCCGTCAGCAGGGCGTGCGCCACCAGCACCCAGTCGTTCGTCGACGGCGCCCAGGCCATCTTGCTGGGTGAGGCCGACATCGTCGTCACCGGAGGCGCCGACTCGCTCTCCAGGCCACCCGTCATGTTCAGCGATGAGTTCGTCGACGTCATGATGAAAGCGCAGAGTGCCAGAGATCCGATGTCGAGGGTCAAGGCGCTGGCCGGCCTCCGCCCGAAGGATCTCGCCCCACATCCGCCTGCCATCGCCGACCGGTCGACCGGCGGAAGTATGGGCGACAGTGCCGAGAAGATGGCCAGGATGAACGGCATCTCCCGTGAAGCGCAGGACGAGTACGCGTTCCGTTCTCACCAGAAGGCCGTTGAGGCATGGGACAAAGGCATCTATGACGACGAGGTCATGGCCTTCCCCGTCCCGCCGCGGTACACAACCGTCGTCGAGCGTGACAACATCCCACGGGCCGACTCGACCCTCGAGAAGCTGTCAACCCTCAAGCCGGTGTTCGACCGGCGATACGGCACCGTCACCGCCGGCAATGCGTCACCGCTCACGGACGGCGCCTCGGCCCTCATTCTGATGGAGGAGAAGACCGCCGAGCGGCTCGGCTTCGTCCCGAAGGCATTCCTGCGGTCCTACGGCTTTGCCGCAGTTGACCCAAACTGGCAACTCCTGATCGGCCCGGCATTCGCCTCGCCTATTGCGCTCGATCGGGCAGGGTTGACCATGGAAGACATCGACGTCGTCGACATCCATGAGGCGTTCTCCGCGCAGATGCTGTCGATTCTCCAGGCGTTCGGGTCCGACGAGTTTGCCAGCACCCATCTCGGGCGTAAGAAGGCCATCGGTGAGATACCAGCCGAGAAGCTCAACCTCTACGGTGGGTCGATCAGCCTCGGCCACCCGTTCGGCGCCACGGGAGCACGGCAACTCCTAACCATGGCCAACGAGTTGAACCGTCGTGATTCGGGCGCCGCCCTGATCACCCAGTGCGCCGCCGGGGGTCTCGGCGCCGCCGTCGTATTGGAGCGCTGA